A stretch of Paludisphaera borealis DNA encodes these proteins:
- a CDS encoding RNA polymerase sigma factor, producing MDRLSPAKARSRSASVDSGATSLTLIEQVQARDGEAWKRLVDLYAPLLRHWCRRWGVRSEDVDDVLQEVFRAVVVGLRGFRRDRESASFRGWLHGVARHKVLSLIRRGGSQAPGGTNFYERTLLLPDPATDDSDDEEGTLVGDLYQNALRLVRLEFEDRTWQAFWRATVEGEAPAAIAADLGVTPAAVRQAKSRVLRRLKDVLGESPRS from the coding sequence ATGGATCGCCTGTCCCCGGCCAAAGCTCGATCGCGATCCGCAAGCGTCGATTCAGGCGCCACGTCGCTGACCCTGATCGAGCAGGTCCAGGCGCGCGACGGCGAGGCCTGGAAGCGGTTGGTCGATCTCTACGCGCCGCTGCTCCGCCATTGGTGCCGTCGCTGGGGAGTGCGGAGCGAAGACGTCGACGACGTGTTGCAGGAAGTCTTTCGGGCGGTGGTCGTCGGCTTGCGGGGCTTTCGACGCGATCGCGAGAGCGCCTCGTTTCGAGGTTGGCTGCACGGCGTGGCTCGTCACAAGGTCCTCTCGCTGATTCGCCGCGGCGGGTCGCAAGCGCCGGGGGGGACCAACTTTTACGAGCGGACCTTGCTCTTGCCCGATCCGGCGACGGACGACTCCGACGACGAGGAAGGAACGCTCGTCGGAGACCTCTATCAGAACGCCCTGAGGCTCGTCCGCCTGGAATTCGAAGATCGGACCTGGCAGGCCTTCTGGCGGGCCACGGTCGAGGGCGAGGCCCCCGCCGCGATCGCGGCCGACCTGGGCGTGACGCCGGCCGCCGTCCGGCAAGCCAAGTCGCGCGTGCTCCGGCGTCTCAAGGACGTCCTCGGCGAATCGCCGCGATCCTGA
- a CDS encoding DUF1559 domain-containing protein, whose translation MLRRRPAFTLIELLVVIAIIAVLIALLLPAVQSAREAARRAQCTNNLKQIGLAIHNYQSSNNTLPPGKKGDAWGTWMVAVLPFIEQMNSFNGWNYQGNNSGQPGAVDWPLRYNGECNITVTSSRISGWMCPSDGNNSLLSGIGITVNGNTMLVTSQNYVANFGNTIMQQRTFNNTPFLGAPFTCIGSPLVDIAGYEAREQSGVPNTTYSFASITDGLSNTMMMSELLVGQSGASFDLRGFTWCGPLGTFTAYTGPNSRSPDVLWPGLCNPISTNPPCTTDDMTWYLAARSKHPGGVNVGMVDGSVRFMKDSINLVTWGALSTTRGGEVISADSY comes from the coding sequence ATGCTGCGTCGACGCCCCGCATTCACGCTGATCGAGCTCTTGGTCGTCATCGCGATCATCGCCGTCCTGATCGCCCTGCTGCTTCCGGCGGTGCAGTCGGCCCGCGAGGCCGCGCGCCGCGCCCAATGCACCAACAATCTCAAGCAGATCGGGCTGGCGATCCACAACTATCAGTCCTCCAACAACACCCTTCCTCCAGGCAAGAAGGGTGACGCGTGGGGGACCTGGATGGTCGCCGTCCTGCCGTTCATCGAGCAGATGAACTCGTTCAACGGCTGGAATTACCAGGGCAACAACTCCGGTCAGCCGGGGGCCGTGGACTGGCCGCTCCGCTACAACGGCGAGTGCAACATCACCGTCACGTCGTCGCGGATCTCGGGCTGGATGTGTCCGAGCGACGGCAACAACTCGCTGCTGAGCGGGATCGGCATCACGGTCAACGGCAACACGATGCTCGTGACCTCGCAGAACTACGTGGCGAATTTCGGCAACACCATCATGCAGCAGAGGACGTTCAACAACACCCCCTTCCTCGGCGCGCCGTTCACGTGCATCGGCTCGCCGCTCGTCGACATCGCAGGGTACGAGGCGCGCGAGCAGTCCGGCGTGCCGAACACGACGTACTCGTTCGCGTCGATCACCGACGGGCTGAGCAACACGATGATGATGTCCGAGCTGCTCGTCGGCCAGAGTGGGGCCTCGTTCGACCTGCGCGGCTTCACCTGGTGCGGGCCGTTGGGGACCTTCACCGCGTACACCGGCCCGAACAGCCGCTCGCCGGACGTCCTTTGGCCGGGGCTCTGCAACCCGATCTCCACGAACCCGCCCTGCACCACCGACGACATGACGTGGTATCTCGCGGCGCGGAGCAAGCATCCCGGCGGGGTCAATGTCGGCATGGTCGACGGCAGCGTCCGGTTCATGAAGGACTCGATCAACCTCGTCACCTGGGGCGCTCTCAGCACGACCCGGGGAGGCGAGGTCATCAGCGCCGATTCGTATTGA
- the panC gene encoding pantoate--beta-alanine ligase, which produces MLETATSVPAVRAAVAAAKADGRKVGFVPTMGALHEGHLRLIDHCRDRSGFTVVSIFVNPTQFGPSEDFSRYPRTLDDDLRKCREAGADLVFTPTPAEVYPRGASATTFVEVPGLSQVLEGEIRPTHFRGVTTVVMALFNIVRPDLAVFGQKDYQQQLLIRRMVEDLHVGVEIATAPTVREPDGLAMSSRNRYLDPRQRQGAAVLHRALEAARRLVDGGERDADRVRQILRSTIESEATARLEYAVVADAETLAELGDIAPGRAAVALLAARFGTTRLIDNARLTE; this is translated from the coding sequence GTGCTTGAAACCGCGACGTCCGTACCAGCCGTCCGCGCGGCGGTCGCCGCCGCCAAGGCCGACGGCCGCAAGGTCGGCTTCGTTCCCACCATGGGGGCGCTGCACGAGGGACACCTTCGGCTGATCGACCACTGCCGCGACCGCTCGGGCTTCACGGTGGTGTCGATCTTCGTCAACCCCACCCAGTTCGGCCCGTCGGAAGACTTCAGCCGCTACCCGCGAACCCTCGACGACGACCTCCGCAAGTGCCGCGAGGCGGGCGCCGACCTCGTGTTCACGCCGACCCCGGCCGAGGTCTACCCGCGCGGCGCGTCGGCGACGACCTTCGTCGAGGTCCCCGGGCTCTCGCAGGTGCTGGAGGGGGAGATCCGGCCCACCCACTTCCGGGGCGTGACAACGGTCGTGATGGCCTTATTCAACATCGTCCGTCCCGACCTGGCGGTCTTCGGCCAAAAAGATTATCAACAACAACTCCTGATCCGAAGAATGGTGGAAGACCTGCACGTCGGCGTCGAGATCGCGACCGCCCCCACGGTTCGCGAACCCGACGGCCTGGCGATGAGCAGCCGCAACCGCTACCTCGACCCGCGCCAGCGACAGGGCGCCGCGGTGCTTCATCGGGCGCTGGAAGCGGCCCGGCGGCTGGTCGACGGCGGCGAACGCGACGCGGACCGGGTTCGACAGATCTTGCGATCGACGATAGAATCGGAAGCGACGGCCAGGCTTGAGTACGCCGTGGTGGCCGACGCGGAAACCCTTGCGGAACTTGGCGATATCGCGCCAGGGCGGGCCGCCGTCGCACTTCTGGCCGCCCGGTTCGGGACGACCCGGCTGATCGACAACGCCCGTCTGACGGAGTAA
- the panD gene encoding aspartate 1-decarboxylase has product MQLKVLKSKLHLATITRSDLYYHGSLTIDPDLMDAVGLLPYESILVSNVATGMRAETYTLPGQRGSGSVELNGAMARLGAVGDRVIVMAFAQIEAAEVDGHSPRVVALDAKNRIVERIDYPPVARACEAAVHAGPDCWAGTE; this is encoded by the coding sequence ATGCAGCTCAAGGTGCTCAAGAGTAAGCTCCATCTGGCGACGATCACCCGGAGCGATCTGTATTACCACGGCAGCCTGACGATCGACCCCGATCTGATGGACGCCGTTGGCCTCTTGCCGTACGAGTCGATCCTCGTCAGCAACGTCGCAACCGGCATGCGGGCCGAGACCTACACGCTGCCCGGCCAGCGCGGATCGGGGTCGGTCGAGCTCAACGGCGCAATGGCCAGACTGGGCGCGGTGGGCGACCGCGTCATCGTCATGGCGTTCGCCCAGATCGAGGCCGCCGAGGTCGACGGCCACAGCCCGCGCGTCGTCGCGCTCGACGCCAAGAACCGGATCGTCGAACGGATCGACTACCCGCCGGTCGCCCGCGCGTGCGAGGCCGCGGTTCACGCCGGCCCCGATTGCTGGGCCGGCACCGAGTGA
- the lgt gene encoding prolipoprotein diacylglyceryl transferase, translated as MRQVLFTIPVFGGVSVFGYGAMLVLAFVTSTWLACWRARREKLDPEAVLDMAFWLFAGGLIGARLFYCVQYWGRGIDNLLDVFQYWKGGIVYYGGIFGGVLAFLIYQRRRNLPLRPYLDALAPSIAVGTLFGRLGCFLNGCCYGDVCHLPWAVAFPKESPPWQSEVRLGMIPTNALQSLPLHPTQIYSALDAFVLLILLTAYYPLRRRDGEVLGVLMLTYPITRFLIEFLRNDEPIFRFGLTISQNISLALLLASAAYWFWLSQFPKGRYADTATLGEHAVPRALSPAAS; from the coding sequence ATGCGACAGGTCTTGTTCACGATCCCCGTCTTCGGCGGCGTCAGCGTCTTCGGCTATGGCGCGATGCTGGTCCTGGCCTTCGTCACCTCGACCTGGCTGGCCTGCTGGCGGGCGCGTCGCGAGAAGCTCGACCCCGAGGCCGTCCTCGACATGGCGTTCTGGCTGTTCGCCGGCGGACTGATCGGCGCGCGGCTGTTTTACTGCGTCCAGTACTGGGGCCGAGGCATCGACAACCTGCTCGACGTCTTCCAGTACTGGAAGGGGGGGATCGTCTATTACGGCGGCATCTTCGGCGGCGTCCTGGCGTTCTTGATCTACCAAAGACGTCGGAACTTGCCGCTGCGCCCCTATCTTGACGCGCTGGCGCCGTCGATCGCCGTCGGCACGTTGTTCGGCCGGCTCGGCTGCTTCCTCAACGGCTGCTGCTACGGCGACGTCTGCCATCTCCCCTGGGCGGTCGCCTTCCCCAAAGAATCTCCTCCGTGGCAGAGCGAGGTCCGGCTCGGCATGATCCCGACCAACGCGCTCCAGTCGCTTCCGTTGCATCCGACGCAGATCTACTCGGCGCTCGACGCCTTCGTCCTTTTGATTCTGCTGACCGCCTATTACCCGCTCCGCCGCCGCGACGGCGAGGTGCTGGGTGTGCTGATGCTGACCTACCCGATCACCCGGTTCTTGATCGAGTTCCTCCGCAACGACGAGCCGATCTTCCGGTTCGGCCTGACCATCTCGCAGAACATCAGCCTCGCGCTGCTGCTCGCGAGCGCCGCGTACTGGTTCTGGCTGTCGCAGTTTCCCAAGGGCCGCTACGCTGACACCGCGACCCTCGGCGAGCACGCCGTGCCGCGCGCGCTTTCGCCGGCCGCCTCCTGA
- a CDS encoding serine/threonine-protein kinase, which yields MRIDACPTDEILTAFLLGDLPDSEIDAVREHQEACSLCESRARLLDDQTDFVVDELRRAALASFPSTPMTRSDSPGQSHVPPPRSGDAIPAIGESPPVLPDYDVDEKPVGVGSTGVVYKARHRKLGRVVALKMIAGRAGDVSKLLQIEAKAVAHLQHPNIVQIFEIGEHGGHPFLALELVEGGSLDQRIEGGPRPPRLAADLVRTLAWAVDYAHRQGIIHCDLKPSNILVTHEGVPKITDFGIAKWIESDAYWGEGVEMRGTPRYMAPEQADGAVGELGPATDVYSLGVILYEMVAGRVPHLAKTAAETLKLVREQEPDPPSRWRPGVPRDLDVIALKCLRKAPSQRYSDAKALADDLGRFLGGEPIHGRPVGSVERAYHWAKRRPALLAAPILAGLSLVAFNLQVPRHQPLPHPSDLVPKEVGPSVLLPIIQSDGSIRLGAAAASLSGSSLAFEHSFGNLGFWHTSDNRAAWTFRVHEETRFRLVLEYANENGAAGNSYEVRVGDAVFKGQALATQNWASYQKFPVGELTLPEGVHRLEIRCIPPLKGALFDLRAVILDHP from the coding sequence GTGCGTATCGATGCATGTCCCACCGACGAGATCCTGACGGCCTTTCTGCTGGGAGACCTTCCCGACTCCGAGATCGACGCCGTCCGCGAACATCAAGAAGCGTGCTCGCTCTGCGAGTCGCGGGCGCGGTTGCTGGACGACCAGACCGACTTCGTCGTCGACGAGCTTCGTCGCGCCGCCCTCGCCTCATTCCCCTCGACGCCGATGACGAGGTCCGACTCGCCCGGCCAGTCGCATGTTCCCCCGCCGAGATCGGGAGACGCGATTCCCGCGATCGGCGAGAGCCCTCCCGTCTTGCCCGACTATGACGTCGACGAAAAGCCGGTGGGGGTCGGAAGCACGGGGGTCGTTTACAAGGCGCGCCATCGCAAGCTGGGCCGAGTGGTCGCGCTCAAGATGATCGCCGGACGGGCGGGAGACGTCTCGAAACTGCTCCAGATCGAAGCCAAGGCCGTCGCCCATCTTCAGCATCCCAACATCGTCCAGATCTTCGAGATCGGCGAGCACGGCGGCCACCCGTTTCTGGCGCTCGAACTCGTCGAGGGGGGCTCGCTGGACCAAAGAATCGAGGGAGGGCCGCGCCCGCCCCGGCTGGCCGCCGACCTGGTCCGGACTCTGGCCTGGGCCGTCGACTACGCCCATCGCCAGGGAATCATCCATTGCGACCTGAAGCCGTCCAACATCCTCGTGACCCATGAGGGCGTTCCCAAGATCACCGACTTCGGCATCGCCAAGTGGATCGAGTCGGACGCCTACTGGGGCGAGGGAGTCGAGATGCGGGGAACCCCGCGCTACATGGCTCCGGAACAAGCCGACGGAGCGGTGGGCGAACTCGGACCGGCGACGGACGTCTACAGCCTGGGCGTCATCCTTTATGAGATGGTCGCGGGCCGCGTCCCCCATCTCGCGAAGACGGCCGCCGAGACGCTCAAGCTCGTTCGCGAGCAAGAGCCCGATCCTCCCAGTCGATGGCGGCCGGGAGTCCCGCGCGACCTGGACGTCATCGCCTTGAAGTGTCTGCGGAAAGCCCCGTCGCAGCGTTATTCCGACGCCAAGGCACTGGCCGACGACCTGGGCCGCTTCCTCGGCGGAGAGCCGATCCACGGCCGCCCCGTCGGGTCGGTCGAGAGGGCCTACCACTGGGCGAAACGCCGCCCCGCCCTGCTCGCCGCGCCCATCCTGGCGGGCCTGTCGCTGGTCGCCTTCAACCTCCAGGTCCCGCGACATCAACCCTTACCCCACCCGAGCGACCTCGTACCCAAGGAGGTCGGTCCCTCGGTTCTCCTGCCAATCATCCAGAGCGACGGGTCGATCCGCCTGGGCGCGGCCGCCGCGTCGCTCTCGGGCAGTTCGCTCGCCTTCGAGCACTCGTTCGGCAACCTCGGATTCTGGCACACCAGCGACAACCGCGCGGCCTGGACGTTCCGCGTCCACGAGGAAACGCGGTTCCGCCTGGTCCTCGAATACGCCAACGAGAACGGCGCCGCGGGCAACTCGTACGAGGTCCGCGTCGGCGACGCCGTCTTCAAGGGCCAGGCGCTCGCGACCCAGAACTGGGCGAGCTATCAGAAGTTCCCCGTCGGCGAGCTGACCCTGCCGGAGGGCGTCCACCGGCTGGAGATCCGCTGCATCCCCCCTTTGAAGGGAGCCCTGTTCGACCTCCGAGCGGTCATCCTCGACCATCCGTGA
- a CDS encoding (2Fe-2S) ferredoxin domain-containing protein: MSVFTHHVFVCGNVREPGHKRGCCDPEGGQALKDAFKVELKKVGLGPLARANHAGCLDQCEHGPVVVIYPLGVWYGGVTLQDVPRIVSRTILGGEILVDLQIPDGCLNNPRCPHRAGEPRSTPGA; this comes from the coding sequence ATGTCCGTCTTCACGCATCACGTCTTCGTCTGCGGCAACGTCCGCGAGCCCGGCCACAAGCGAGGATGCTGCGATCCGGAAGGGGGGCAAGCCCTCAAGGACGCGTTCAAGGTCGAACTCAAGAAGGTCGGCCTCGGTCCCCTGGCCCGGGCCAACCACGCGGGATGCCTCGACCAGTGCGAGCACGGGCCGGTCGTGGTGATCTATCCGCTGGGCGTCTGGTACGGCGGCGTCACGCTCCAGGACGTGCCCCGGATCGTCTCGCGAACGATCCTGGGGGGCGAGATCCTCGTCGATCTCCAGATTCCTGACGGCTGTCTGAATAATCCCAGGTGTCCACATCGGGCCGGAGAGCCGAGGAGTACGCCCGGTGCTTGA